A window of the Janthinobacterium agaricidamnosum NBRC 102515 = DSM 9628 genome harbors these coding sequences:
- a CDS encoding cache domain-containing protein gives MKRLLTGTLLCLFFASAGAAIEPSEKDAIAMAERGAAFIKANGKEEMMKKISAKDPEFVQGSLYVDMRDINTGIVLAHPINPSIVGKDLTDVPDANGKRYRREIIELAQKKGKGWVDYQYKNPTTGKIEPKTTYILRVGDVVLEAGIYKK, from the coding sequence ATGAAACGATTACTCACCGGCACTTTGCTGTGCCTGTTTTTTGCCAGCGCCGGCGCAGCCATCGAACCGAGCGAAAAAGACGCCATCGCCATGGCCGAACGCGGCGCCGCCTTCATCAAGGCAAACGGCAAAGAAGAAATGATGAAAAAAATCAGCGCCAAGGATCCAGAGTTCGTCCAGGGTTCGCTGTATGTCGACATGCGCGACATCAATACCGGCATCGTGCTGGCGCACCCGATCAATCCCTCCATCGTCGGCAAGGATTTGACCGATGTGCCGGACGCCAATGGCAAACGCTATCGGCGCGAAATCATTGAATTGGCACAAAAAAAAGGCAAGGGCTGGGTCGATTACCAATATAAAAATCCGACCACCGGCAAGATCGAACCCAAGACCACCTACATCTTGCGGGTCGGCGACGTGGTGCTGGAAGCCGGTATTTACAAGAAGTAA
- a CDS encoding alpha/beta hydrolase has product MSTLLETIELDSAPNPTVAIIWMHGLGADGNDFVPLVKELDLSGCPAIRFIFPSANVIPVTVNGGYQMRAWYDIVAIDLVRREDEAGLRSSQRQVEALIAREKARGIPASRIILAGFSQGCAMTLQTGLRHPEQLAGLMCLSGYLPLADKTAAEIQPASLATPIFMAHGSADPVVGLNRGEQSRDALAALGYKVEWHEYRMQHSLCQEEIDDIGIWLKKVLAA; this is encoded by the coding sequence ATGAGCACATTGCTGGAAACCATAGAACTCGACTCCGCGCCGAACCCGACCGTCGCTATCATCTGGATGCATGGCCTGGGCGCCGATGGCAATGATTTCGTGCCGCTGGTGAAAGAACTGGACTTGTCGGGCTGCCCGGCGATCCGCTTCATCTTCCCCAGCGCCAACGTGATCCCGGTGACGGTCAATGGCGGCTACCAGATGCGCGCCTGGTACGACATCGTCGCCATCGACCTGGTGCGGCGCGAAGACGAAGCGGGCTTGCGCTCGTCGCAACGGCAAGTCGAAGCGCTGATCGCGCGCGAAAAGGCACGCGGCATTCCAGCCAGCCGCATCATCCTGGCCGGCTTTTCGCAAGGCTGCGCGATGACCTTGCAAACCGGTTTGCGCCATCCGGAACAACTGGCGGGCTTGATGTGCTTGTCGGGCTACCTGCCGCTGGCCGACAAGACCGCCGCCGAAATCCAGCCGGCCAGCCTGGCGACCCCGATTTTCATGGCGCACGGCAGCGCCGATCCGGTGGTCGGTTTGAACCGCGGCGAGCAATCGCGCGACGCCTTGGCGGCGCTGGGTTACAAAGTGGAATGGCATGAATATCGCATGCAACATTCGCTGTGCCAGGAAGAAATTGACGATATTGGCATCTGGCTGAAGAAAGTGCTGGCCGCTTAA
- the mog gene encoding molybdopterin adenylyltransferase, which translates to MTTNELVIGLVSVSDRASDGVYEDQGIPALQSWLASALTTPYRLETRLIPDDRGKIENTLIDLVDLSHCHLILTTGGTGPARRDVTPEATLAAGTREMPGFGEQMRQISLHFVPTAILSRQVAVLRETPDHAALIMNLPGQPKAIKETLEGLKDADGKQIAGGIFAAVPYCIDLIGGPYMETDPAVCKAFRPKSALRPASTPPQENS; encoded by the coding sequence ATGACGACAAATGAACTCGTGATCGGCCTGGTGTCGGTCTCCGACCGCGCCAGCGATGGCGTCTATGAAGACCAGGGCATCCCGGCGCTGCAAAGCTGGCTGGCCAGTGCGCTGACCACGCCGTACCGGCTGGAAACCCGCCTGATTCCGGACGACCGCGGCAAGATCGAAAATACCTTGATCGACCTGGTCGACCTGAGCCATTGCCATTTGATCTTGACCACCGGCGGCACCGGCCCGGCCCGGCGCGATGTGACGCCGGAAGCGACGCTGGCGGCCGGCACCCGTGAAATGCCCGGCTTCGGCGAGCAAATGCGCCAGATCAGCCTGCATTTCGTGCCCACCGCGATCTTGTCGCGCCAGGTGGCGGTGCTGCGCGAAACGCCCGACCATGCGGCGCTGATCATGAACTTGCCCGGCCAGCCGAAAGCCATCAAGGAAACCCTGGAAGGCTTGAAGGATGCCGACGGCAAGCAGATCGCTGGCGGCATCTTCGCCGCCGTGCCGTATTGCATCGACCTGATCGGCGGTCCGTACATGGAAACCGACCCGGCCGTCTGTAAAGCCTTCCGTCCCAAATCGGCGCTGCGCCCGGCGTCCACTCCACCACAGGAAAATTCATGA
- a CDS encoding methyl-accepting chemotaxis protein codes for MLKRLRIGPKLLLAPCLVLILLIASSGAAYYGMVRQNASMENMVKVRLTHLQAAADVAGDTKYVHSNIYQLLAWINGNFAQNRLDALSQQIKSRHAAIEQQLTSLARVSSPAERSLVDAAMVALSAYRKAVLDTMEIAHMDLSIAANSMSKAETQFVQLNEQLVKLSTLEKTLSSQAHQEATAEFHTLGLSLCLLVLLSIALSIVVTMTVRKAMLREIRGISDVVVDLAAGKLTVAAQNQGSDEIAETSRVLDQSIANLNQTLRTIRSSVQSIDTASHEIAVGNMDLSARTEMQAGSLEQTASAMETLTVAVKDNADNARQACELAAKASSLAIKGGQAMDQAVTTMATIRANSRQIVDIIGVIDGISFQTNILALNAAVEAARAGEQGRGFAVVASEVRTLAHRSAAAAKEIKALIATSVTTIDGGSASVHEAGNSMGAIVTSVKQVNEIIERISTASAEQAEGIAEVNQAVTQMDDVTQQNAALVEQAAAAAASLQDQAVKLSTAVSVFTLDHALAKSALVVHTTRPNKASPKSQQADIERRAAASRMRGQDRRADKHLSGTKLEA; via the coding sequence ATGCTGAAAAGATTACGCATCGGACCAAAATTATTACTGGCGCCTTGTCTGGTGCTAATCTTGCTGATTGCCAGCTCCGGCGCCGCGTATTACGGCATGGTGCGCCAGAATGCCTCGATGGAAAACATGGTCAAAGTGCGCCTGACGCATTTGCAGGCGGCGGCCGACGTGGCTGGCGACACCAAATATGTGCATTCGAATATCTATCAATTACTGGCCTGGATCAACGGCAATTTTGCGCAAAACCGGCTCGATGCCTTGTCGCAGCAAATCAAGAGCCGTCACGCCGCCATCGAACAGCAGCTGACCAGCCTGGCCAGGGTGTCCTCGCCTGCCGAACGCAGCCTGGTCGATGCGGCCATGGTTGCGCTGTCGGCTTACCGCAAGGCCGTGCTCGACACCATGGAAATAGCGCACATGGATTTATCGATCGCCGCCAATTCCATGAGCAAGGCTGAAACCCAGTTTGTCCAGTTGAATGAACAACTGGTGAAACTGTCCACGCTGGAAAAAACCCTCAGTAGCCAGGCCCATCAGGAAGCAACCGCGGAATTCCATACGCTGGGCTTGAGCTTGTGCCTGCTGGTGTTGCTGTCGATTGCCTTGTCGATTGTCGTCACGATGACAGTGCGCAAGGCCATGTTACGTGAGATCCGCGGCATTTCCGACGTGGTGGTCGACCTGGCCGCCGGCAAGCTGACCGTGGCGGCGCAGAACCAGGGCAGCGATGAAATCGCCGAAACATCGCGTGTCCTCGACCAAAGCATTGCCAACCTGAACCAGACCTTGCGCACCATCCGCTCCTCGGTGCAGTCGATCGATACCGCATCGCATGAAATTGCCGTCGGCAATATGGACTTGTCGGCCCGCACCGAAATGCAGGCGGGATCGCTGGAGCAAACCGCCAGCGCGATGGAAACCCTGACCGTGGCCGTCAAGGACAATGCCGACAATGCGCGCCAGGCGTGCGAGCTGGCCGCAAAAGCATCGTCGCTGGCCATCAAGGGGGGCCAGGCGATGGACCAGGCGGTAACGACGATGGCAACGATACGCGCCAATTCGCGCCAGATCGTCGATATTATCGGCGTGATCGACGGTATTTCCTTCCAGACCAATATCCTGGCGCTGAACGCCGCGGTCGAAGCGGCGCGAGCCGGCGAACAGGGCCGGGGCTTTGCGGTGGTGGCGTCGGAAGTGCGCACGCTGGCGCACCGCTCGGCCGCCGCCGCCAAGGAAATCAAGGCACTGATCGCCACGTCGGTCACCACCATCGACGGCGGCAGCGCCTCGGTGCATGAGGCCGGCAACAGCATGGGCGCCATCGTGACCTCGGTCAAGCAAGTCAATGAAATCATCGAGCGCATCAGCACAGCCAGCGCGGAACAGGCCGAAGGGATTGCCGAGGTGAATCAGGCGGTGACCCAGATGGATGATGTGACCCAGCAAAATGCGGCGCTGGTGGAACAAGCTGCCGCCGCGGCCGCCAGCTTGCAAGACCAGGCCGTCAAACTGTCCACGGCGGTGTCGGTCTTTACGCTGGACCATGCGCTGGCCAAGAGCGCGCTGGTGGTGCATACAACCCGGCCGAACAAAGCGTCGCCCAAAAGCCAGCAAGCCGATATCGAACGGCGCGCGGCGGCCAGCCGGATGCGCGGCCAGGACCGGCGCGCGGACAAGCATTTGTCTGGCACCAAACTGGAAGCCTAG
- a CDS encoding GNAT family N-acetyltransferase, with protein sequence MVVLLPMSASDYLAYLAEGIPQYAAEKVSAGEWMEHEAPGLAQAVFGHLLPDGLATVDHHFFTIWDDAESIAVGSLWIAARERAGRRIAYVYDVGIKSGHRRKGYASSAFIALEHEVRKLGLAGVELHVFGHNASAQALYAKLGYQPTSMVMYKPLAD encoded by the coding sequence ATGGTCGTCTTGCTGCCGATGAGCGCTAGCGACTATCTGGCGTATCTCGCTGAAGGTATCCCACAGTACGCGGCTGAAAAAGTGTCCGCCGGAGAGTGGATGGAACACGAGGCGCCCGGTCTGGCACAAGCAGTATTCGGTCACTTGTTACCCGATGGCTTGGCGACGGTGGATCACCATTTCTTTACGATATGGGACGATGCCGAGTCGATCGCCGTCGGATCCCTGTGGATCGCGGCCAGGGAGCGCGCCGGCCGGCGCATCGCCTATGTGTATGACGTGGGGATCAAGTCCGGGCATCGCCGCAAGGGGTATGCCAGCAGCGCTTTTATTGCGCTGGAACACGAGGTGCGCAAGCTGGGACTGGCTGGCGTGGAACTGCATGTGTTTGGGCACAATGCATCGGCGCAAGCCTTGTATGCCAAACTCGGCTATCAGCCGACCAGCATGGTGATGTACAAGCCGCTTGCTGACTAA
- a CDS encoding KamA family radical SAM protein: protein MSAEPVAVKFKPYTRQTISQSRQWQWLDQEQREAVQVVSHVLPFRTNEYVMDQLIDWNNIPDDPIYRLTFPHRDMLDAADYQHLRDLVLVRQDPAEIAKYVHGLRMRMNPHPAGQMTHNVPRVNDAPLRGLQHKYDQTVLFFPSAGQTCHAYCTFCFRWPQFVGMDDMKFDAKESHELVAYLKMHPEVTDVLITGGDPMIMNTRSLAAYIEPLLDPALEHIQNIRIGTKSLAYWPQRFVSDRDADDLLRLFERIVKAGKNLAVMGHYSHAVELRQDIAQQAVRRIVSSGATVRMQGPLIRHINEDPKSWAELWQTGVRLGAVPYYMFVERDTGPRNYFELPLVKAHEIFQAAYQMVSGLSRTVRGPSMSAFPGKVVIDGVVTIRGEKVFALQFLQARNPDWVRRPFYARFDAEATWLDHLKPAFGQEKFFFEMDEPAGHKVIPLQQARGDSHPQHVENAERTVA from the coding sequence ATGAGCGCAGAGCCCGTCGCCGTCAAATTCAAACCGTACACACGGCAAACCATCAGCCAGTCCCGGCAGTGGCAATGGCTGGATCAGGAACAGCGCGAGGCGGTGCAGGTGGTATCGCACGTGTTGCCATTCCGTACCAATGAATATGTGATGGACCAATTGATCGACTGGAATAACATCCCCGATGATCCGATCTACCGTTTGACCTTTCCGCACCGCGATATGCTCGATGCCGCCGATTACCAGCATTTGCGCGACCTGGTGCTGGTGCGGCAAGACCCGGCCGAGATCGCCAAATATGTGCATGGCTTGCGGATGCGCATGAATCCGCACCCGGCCGGGCAAATGACGCACAACGTGCCGCGCGTAAATGATGCGCCGTTGCGCGGCTTGCAGCATAAATATGACCAGACCGTGCTGTTCTTCCCCAGCGCCGGCCAGACGTGCCACGCCTATTGCACCTTCTGCTTCCGCTGGCCGCAATTTGTCGGCATGGACGACATGAAGTTCGACGCCAAGGAATCGCATGAATTGGTGGCTTACCTGAAGATGCATCCGGAAGTGACCGATGTGCTGATCACCGGCGGCGACCCGATGATCATGAATACCCGTTCGCTGGCGGCCTATATCGAACCCTTGCTCGACCCGGCGTTGGAACATATCCAGAACATTCGCATCGGCACCAAATCGCTTGCCTACTGGCCGCAGCGTTTTGTGAGCGACCGCGACGCCGACGATTTGCTGCGCCTGTTCGAGCGCATCGTCAAGGCCGGCAAGAACCTGGCCGTGATGGGCCATTACAGCCACGCTGTTGAGTTGCGCCAGGACATCGCGCAACAAGCCGTCCGGCGTATCGTGTCGTCCGGCGCCACCGTGCGCATGCAGGGGCCGCTGATACGCCACATCAATGAAGACCCGAAAAGCTGGGCCGAGTTGTGGCAAACCGGGGTGCGGCTGGGCGCGGTGCCGTACTATATGTTTGTCGAGCGCGATACCGGGCCGCGCAATTATTTTGAGTTGCCGCTGGTTAAGGCACACGAAATCTTCCAGGCCGCGTATCAAATGGTGTCCGGCTTGTCGCGCACGGTGCGCGGGCCATCGATGAGCGCGTTTCCCGGCAAGGTGGTGATCGATGGCGTGGTCACCATTCGTGGTGAAAAAGTATTCGCGCTGCAATTCCTGCAGGCGCGTAACCCGGACTGGGTACGGCGGCCGTTTTATGCCAGGTTCGATGCCGAAGCGACCTGGCTGGATCATTTGAAGCCGGCTTTCGGCCAGGAAAAATTCTTCTTTGAGATGGACGAGCCGGCTGGCCACAAGGTGATCCCGCTGCAGCAGGCGCGCGGCGACAGCCATCCGCAGCATGTTGAAAATGCCGAGCGCACCGTGGCTTAA
- a CDS encoding MFS transporter, protein MGDEKPAAPAEQLSGAAVFFLVFLPFALGHFFSSLMRTVNAVLMSDLLAAMPLTPSELGLLTSAFFFAFALAQLPIGIALDRYGPRTVQLLLMGVAALGVWMFSRGQNFTDLLCARAVMGLGLGGCFMSAVKAISTWIAPSKLPSVHGYLIAVGGLGAASATLPVKMALEFTDWRGVFYMLAGGIAIIGLLIFLLTPKAASTVRKPASRSSVLDVYRDPAFRDTVSLILIPHTIFFGVQGLWIGKWLNDVAGFSGDAVAYLLYLSMAAIIFGAIGVGMLTEWLGRRGIQPVNVAAGGIVIFIAVQIAFVINHAPSFQLLSVLFTLVGTITGLEYAIVAQSMPPALTGRASTCLNLLIFSGAFVVQAGFGMILGFWHVNAHQQYPAVAYQAAFGVLVLLQLPGLIWFFIRQYQRGRMAERRQAVASGKMEVTAIINSKEEYETGSLRPSRQRKTGPDR, encoded by the coding sequence ATGGGTGATGAAAAGCCGGCGGCGCCAGCGGAACAACTGTCCGGCGCCGCTGTTTTTTTCCTGGTGTTCCTGCCGTTCGCGCTGGGGCATTTTTTCTCTAGTTTGATGCGTACCGTCAATGCCGTGCTGATGTCGGACTTGTTGGCGGCAATGCCGTTGACACCGTCCGAACTGGGTTTGCTGACCAGCGCCTTTTTCTTTGCATTTGCGCTGGCACAATTGCCAATCGGCATAGCGCTGGACCGCTACGGTCCGCGCACAGTGCAATTGCTGTTGATGGGCGTGGCCGCGCTCGGTGTATGGATGTTTAGCCGGGGCCAGAATTTTACCGATTTGCTGTGTGCGCGCGCCGTCATGGGGCTGGGCTTGGGCGGGTGTTTCATGTCGGCCGTGAAAGCGATTTCCACCTGGATCGCGCCGTCCAAGTTGCCATCGGTACACGGCTACCTGATCGCCGTCGGTGGCCTGGGCGCGGCGTCGGCCACCTTGCCGGTCAAGATGGCGCTGGAGTTCACCGATTGGCGCGGCGTGTTTTACATGCTGGCCGGCGGCATCGCCATCATCGGTTTGCTGATTTTCCTGTTGACGCCGAAAGCCGCCAGCACGGTGCGCAAACCGGCCAGCCGCAGCAGCGTGCTGGACGTGTACCGCGACCCGGCCTTTCGCGATACGGTGTCGCTGATCCTGATTCCGCACACCATATTTTTTGGCGTGCAGGGTTTGTGGATCGGCAAATGGCTGAACGATGTGGCCGGCTTTTCCGGCGACGCGGTCGCTTATTTATTGTACTTGAGCATGGCGGCGATCATCTTCGGCGCCATCGGCGTCGGCATGCTGACCGAATGGCTGGGACGGCGCGGCATCCAGCCGGTCAACGTGGCGGCCGGCGGCATCGTCATTTTTATCGCCGTGCAAATCGCTTTCGTGATCAACCACGCGCCCAGTTTCCAGTTGCTGTCAGTATTGTTTACGCTGGTCGGCACGATTACCGGACTGGAATATGCGATCGTTGCGCAAAGCATGCCGCCGGCGCTGACCGGGCGCGCTTCCACCTGCCTGAACTTGCTGATCTTTAGCGGCGCGTTTGTGGTGCAAGCCGGTTTTGGCATGATACTCGGTTTCTGGCATGTCAATGCACACCAGCAATATCCGGCAGTGGCTTACCAGGCTGCGTTCGGCGTGCTGGTATTGCTGCAACTGCCGGGACTGATCTGGTTTTTCATCCGTCAATACCAGCGCGGCAGAATGGCGGAGCGCAGGCAGGCTGTGGCATCCGGTAAAATGGAGGTAACTGCAATAATTAACTCCAAGGAAGAATATGAAACTGGTTCGTTACGGCCGTCCCGGCAAAGAAAAACCGGGCCTGATCGATGA
- the yjgA gene encoding ribosome biogenesis factor YjgA codes for MPNPNRGACGFQSSEFEQEYERPSKSELKRQMTVLQKLGEELVNEARDRVKRVPMPEDVRDAILECQLIKDHEGRRRQLQFVGKKMRTLDEEEVAAIQRTIDSWKGLSKADTAAMHAMERRRDKLLSDDKALTVLLSENPELDVQHLRTLIRNARKEQAENKPPKAYREIFQILKQIAKKANGGKAEAEEGEEESDAAEEE; via the coding sequence ATGCCAAATCCAAACCGGGGAGCTTGCGGCTTCCAATCCTCCGAATTCGAGCAAGAGTACGAGCGCCCATCGAAATCGGAACTCAAGCGTCAAATGACCGTCCTGCAAAAGCTGGGCGAAGAGCTCGTCAATGAAGCCCGCGACCGCGTCAAGCGCGTGCCGATGCCGGAAGATGTGCGCGACGCCATCCTCGAATGCCAGCTGATCAAGGATCACGAAGGCCGCCGCCGCCAGTTGCAATTCGTCGGCAAGAAGATGCGCACGCTCGATGAAGAAGAAGTTGCCGCGATCCAGCGCACCATCGACAGCTGGAAAGGCTTGTCGAAAGCCGACACCGCCGCGATGCACGCGATGGAGCGCCGGCGCGACAAGTTGCTGAGCGACGACAAGGCGCTGACCGTGCTACTGTCGGAAAATCCGGAACTCGACGTGCAGCACTTGCGCACCCTGATCCGCAATGCACGCAAGGAACAGGCCGAGAACAAGCCGCCGAAAGCGTACCGCGAGATTTTCCAGATCCTCAAGCAAATCGCCAAGAAAGCCAATGGCGGCAAGGCTGAGGCCGAGGAAGGCGAAGAAGAGAGCGACGCTGCGGAAGAAGAATAA
- a CDS encoding HDOD domain-containing protein, with translation MAIAVDVDQVDALMRSIRIPPRPSLLVDLQRELAQQDPSPRRIAQIIGDDVGMSGALLKLANSPFYGAARKAKSVEQGINFLGINQCSALMTGLLARQAIDAESGALNHFWDTSAKRARAVVFISRKLRLAPPDIAHTFGLFCDIGVPLLMNRFTDYVHTFAAASNDPENAFTAVEDARHQTNHAAIGCLLARNWGLSADVSWAILLHHDYRVLEDSSTDDAIRSLVAASLLAEKGIQRYHGNSSSVEWDKGGDRACRHLGLTHEEATDLLDELHEMFDTDT, from the coding sequence ATGGCGATAGCAGTTGATGTTGATCAGGTCGATGCGTTGATGCGGTCGATCCGTATTCCTCCCCGCCCCAGCCTGCTTGTCGATCTGCAACGCGAACTGGCGCAACAAGATCCGTCGCCGCGCCGCATCGCGCAAATCATCGGCGACGACGTCGGCATGTCCGGCGCCTTGCTGAAACTGGCCAACTCCCCTTTTTATGGCGCCGCGCGCAAGGCCAAGTCGGTCGAGCAAGGCATCAATTTCCTTGGCATTAACCAATGCAGCGCGCTGATGACCGGCTTGCTGGCGCGCCAGGCGATCGACGCCGAAAGCGGCGCGCTGAATCACTTTTGGGACACGTCGGCCAAACGCGCGCGCGCCGTGGTGTTTATCTCGCGCAAGCTGCGCCTGGCCCCGCCCGATATCGCCCACACCTTCGGCCTGTTTTGCGATATCGGCGTGCCCTTGCTGATGAACCGTTTTACTGACTACGTGCATACCTTCGCGGCGGCCAGCAATGATCCCGAGAACGCTTTCACGGCAGTGGAAGATGCGCGCCACCAGACCAATCATGCCGCGATCGGCTGTTTGCTGGCCCGCAACTGGGGCTTGTCGGCCGATGTTTCCTGGGCCATCTTGCTGCACCACGATTACCGCGTGCTGGAAGACTCATCGACCGACGACGCGATCCGTTCGCTGGTGGCGGCGTCGCTGCTGGCCGAAAAAGGCATACAGCGCTACCATGGCAACAGCAGCTCGGTGGAATGGGACAAGGGCGGCGACCGCGCCTGCCGGCACCTCGGTTTGACGCATGAAGAAGCGACCGACTTGCTCGACGAATTGCACGAAATGTTCGATACCGATACCTGA
- a CDS encoding fumarylacetoacetate hydrolase family protein, with amino-acid sequence MKLVRYGRPGKEKPGLIDEEGKLRDLSAIVSDIDAAQLSDKALRKLSKVDQKTLPLVRGNPRFGVPLAGIGKFIGIGLNYADHAAEAGMALPAEPIVFMKAISCLSGPDDNVVLPKGSKKTDWEVELGVVIGTRAQYVSEEDALKFVAGYCVVNDLSERSYQLERGPQWDKGKGCDTFGPVGPWLVTRDEVIDVQRLDLYLELNGKRMQTGSTETMIFPVAKLVSYLSQFMTLEPGDIIATGTPPGVGQGRKPQRFLKKGDSLRLGIAGLGEQQQDVVAWQA; translated from the coding sequence ATGAAACTGGTTCGTTACGGCCGTCCCGGCAAAGAAAAACCGGGCCTGATCGATGAAGAAGGCAAATTGCGTGATTTGTCCGCTATTGTCAGCGATATCGATGCCGCCCAGCTGTCCGACAAGGCGCTGCGCAAACTGAGCAAGGTCGATCAAAAAACCTTGCCCCTGGTGCGCGGTAATCCCCGTTTCGGCGTGCCGCTGGCCGGCATCGGCAAATTCATCGGCATCGGCTTGAACTACGCCGACCACGCCGCTGAAGCCGGCATGGCCTTGCCGGCCGAACCGATCGTCTTCATGAAGGCGATCAGTTGCCTGTCCGGTCCGGACGATAATGTGGTGTTGCCGAAAGGCTCCAAGAAGACCGACTGGGAAGTCGAGCTGGGCGTCGTCATTGGTACCCGCGCGCAATATGTCAGCGAAGAAGACGCGCTTAAATTTGTCGCCGGTTATTGCGTCGTCAATGACTTGTCCGAGCGTTCATATCAATTGGAGCGCGGCCCGCAATGGGACAAGGGCAAGGGGTGCGACACCTTCGGCCCGGTCGGCCCGTGGCTGGTGACGCGCGATGAAGTCATCGACGTGCAGCGGCTCGACCTGTACCTGGAATTGAATGGCAAGCGCATGCAAACCGGCAGCACCGAGACGATGATTTTTCCGGTCGCGAAACTGGTCAGCTACCTGTCGCAATTCATGACGCTGGAACCGGGCGACATCATCGCCACCGGTACCCCGCCAGGCGTCGGCCAGGGCCGCAAGCCGCAGCGTTTCTTGAAAAAGGGCGACAGCTTGCGCCTGGGTATCGCCGGCCTCGGCGAGCAACAGCAAGATGTTGTCGCCTGGCAAGCTTAA
- a CDS encoding DNA-3-methyladenine glycosylase: MNSLLAGIDFGADSPQVAQQLIGVTLLVNGVGGRIVETEAYDLLDPASHTFGGPTTRNIAMFGAPAHAYIYRSYGMHWCLNFVCREHGHGAGVLIRALQPLAGLDLMRQRRKLPPDADARLLCSGPGKVCQALAVNIASNGKALDQPPFELIAAAGPVAVLAGPRIGISRAVEMPWRFVLAGSRFLSKPMKV, encoded by the coding sequence ATGAACTCTCTCCTGGCTGGTATTGATTTTGGCGCCGACTCTCCCCAAGTGGCGCAGCAACTGATCGGCGTGACCTTGCTGGTCAATGGTGTCGGCGGGCGCATCGTCGAAACCGAGGCGTATGACTTGCTGGATCCCGCCTCGCATACTTTTGGCGGACCGACCACGCGCAATATCGCGATGTTCGGGGCGCCGGCACACGCTTATATCTATCGTTCCTACGGCATGCACTGGTGCCTGAATTTTGTATGCCGTGAGCATGGGCATGGTGCTGGCGTACTGATCCGCGCGCTGCAGCCGCTGGCCGGACTGGACCTGATGCGCCAGCGGCGTAAATTGCCCCCCGACGCCGATGCGCGGCTGTTGTGTTCGGGGCCGGGCAAGGTGTGCCAGGCGCTGGCGGTGAATATCGCCTCGAACGGCAAGGCGCTGGACCAGCCGCCCTTCGAGTTGATCGCCGCCGCCGGTCCGGTCGCCGTGCTGGCCGGACCGCGCATCGGCATTTCCAGGGCGGTCGAGATGCCGTGGCGGTTTGTGCTGGCCGGTTCGCGTTTTTTAAGCAAACCGATGAAAGTTTAG